A segment of the Streptomyces sp. L2 genome:
GCGGATGCCCCGCTCGCCGGTGCCGTCCGGGTGCCACCGGTGGACCTGGACGACGCCCGGGTCGAGCAGGTCCAGGCCCTCGAAGAAGGCGTGGGCCTCGTCCAGGGTGCGCAGCCGCATCGGCATGCCGCGGGCGGCGTACTCGCGGGCCACGCGTCCGACCTCGGCGGGCGCGAAGTCGGCGGTGCCGATGGACATGGCCAGGTGACTGCCGGAGGGCAGCGGCTCCATCAGGCGGCGTACGACACCGACCGCGTCGTCCGCGTCGAGCATGAAGTGGACGATGGCGATCACGGTGAGGGCCACCGGCCGGTCCAGGTCGAGGGTGGCCCGCAGCTCGGGCGCCCGGAGGATGGCCGCCGGGTCGCGGAAGTCCGCCTCGACGTACGAGGTCCGGCCCTCGGGCGTGCTGGCCAGGAGGCCCTGGGAGAGGGTGAGGACGATGGGGTCGTTGTCGACGTAGACGACCCGGGACCCGGGGGCGACGGCCTGGGCGATCTCGTGCAGGTTCGGCGAGGTCGGGATGCCGGTGCCGATGTCCAGGAACTGGCGCATCCCCGCCTCCTCGGCGAGCCGGCGCACCGCGCGGTTCATGAAGTCGCGGTTGGCGCGCATGTGGACCGGGAGCGCGGGCCACTCCCGGGACATGGCGTCCCCGGCCTCCTGGTCGGCCGGGTAGTAGTCCTTGCCGCCCAGGATGTAGTCGTAGATGCGGGCGGAGTGCGCGTTCTCGGTGTCGACGCGGTCGGCCGGCCATCCGTTGTCGGTCAACGCCGTGGCTCCTCGGTCGGTGGTTCGGTGTGGGGCATCGGAGGTTCGCGGGATTCTCGTTCACAGCTCCTCGTTCACAGCTCCTCGCGGAGTGCGCCGAGCAGGCTCTCGGTGCTTCCCGCGGGTGCCGCCTGGGCGCCCAGCCGGTCCAGGGCCTCGCGGTACACCACGACCTCGTCGCCCTTGTCCAGGTAGACGGCGCCGACGAGGCCGCCCAGGTGGACGATGTCGGGCAGTTCGGGGGCCCGGAACCGGAACAGGTGGAAGGCGCCCGCCCGCAGCGCGAGGTGCGGGCCGTTGGCGAACGGCATCAGCTGGAGCGTGACGTGGGGCAGCCGGCTCAGCTCCACGAGATGGTCGATCTGGGCGCGCATCACCTCGGGCCCGCCGACCGGCCGGCGCAGCACGGTCTCGTCCATCACGACCCACAGCCGCGGCGGGCCCTCGCGCGCCAGCAGATCCCGGCGGCGCCTGCCCAGGGAGACGCGGCGTTCGGTCACCTCGGCCGTGGCGTGCGGGTCGCTCGCGCCGAGCAGGGCGCGGGCGTAGTCCTCGGTCCGCAGCAGACCGTGCACGAACTGGTTCTCGTAGGCCCGGATCTGCAGGGCGGCCTGCTCCAGGCTGAGGCAGGCGGCGAACCAGTCGGGCACGACGTCGCGGTAGGTGTGCCACCAGCCCCGTTTGTTGGCCTCCCGCACCGACCCCAGGAAGGTGTCGATCTCCCGCCGGTCCGTCACGCCGTACACCTGGAGCAGTTTCTCGGCGTCCGCGAGGCGCAGCCGGGCCACCTTCGCCGCCTCCATGCGGCGGATGGTGGAGTGGCTGACGCCGATGACGGCGCCCGCCTGGTCGTAGCTCAGACCGGCCCGGGTCCGCAGGTCCTCCAGCTGTCTGCCGAGGATCATGCGCAGGACGGACGGGGCGCCGCCCCAGTCGGTCTCCTCGGTCACGCACTACCCCCTCACACAGGTCCCGGGGTCACCGTCTCATGCGACGGCTCCCCGCGGTCCCCTTCGATCACGTCGTGACGGAAGCAGCATGCTCGTGGCTGCTTGCAATTTTCAACTTGCCGGTTGCGAGGGGTTGTTGGCGGGTGCGAAAGTGGTCTCCCTGCTCCGGCCGACCAAGGAGCGGGCGGCACGGCCCAGTTGGGGGAGACCGGGCTGATCCACGGCCTCGTACGGAGGCGCGTCCCGTCGTCCGCGCCCCTGGCGGCCGGTTCTCCGACACCGACCCCCACGGCACGAGGCCGGACGAAAGGCGTACGGCGATGGCTCCGCGCTCTCTCCCCCGACCACTGCACGGACTCCCCGGGCAGCCGTACGCGGAAGCCGGGGCCGCATTCGCGGAAGCCGGTGCCCCGTTCGCGGACCTCCCGGTGCCCCCCGGTCCGGCGCACGCTTCCGACGCCCCGCGGCCCGGTCTCACCGCTGCCTTCGAACTGCCGGCGGCGCCCGCTTCGGTGGGCACCGCCCGCCGGGTCCTGCGGGACGTGCTGGCCGCGTGGGGCCTGCCCGGGGGCGCCCTCGACGACGCGGTCCTGGTCACGTCCGAGCTGGTGACCAACGCGCTGGTGCACGCGGCCGGAGAGCGGATCGTGTGCCGGCTGCGGGACGCCGGGGACCGGGTGCGCGTCGA
Coding sequences within it:
- a CDS encoding SAM-dependent methyltransferase, whose amino-acid sequence is MTDNGWPADRVDTENAHSARIYDYILGGKDYYPADQEAGDAMSREWPALPVHMRANRDFMNRAVRRLAEEAGMRQFLDIGTGIPTSPNLHEIAQAVAPGSRVVYVDNDPIVLTLSQGLLASTPEGRTSYVEADFRDPAAILRAPELRATLDLDRPVALTVIAIVHFMLDADDAVGVVRRLMEPLPSGSHLAMSIGTADFAPAEVGRVAREYAARGMPMRLRTLDEAHAFFEGLDLLDPGVVQVHRWHPDGTGERGIRDEDIAMYGAVARKP
- a CDS encoding helix-turn-helix transcriptional regulator, which produces MTEETDWGGAPSVLRMILGRQLEDLRTRAGLSYDQAGAVIGVSHSTIRRMEAAKVARLRLADAEKLLQVYGVTDRREIDTFLGSVREANKRGWWHTYRDVVPDWFAACLSLEQAALQIRAYENQFVHGLLRTEDYARALLGASDPHATAEVTERRVSLGRRRRDLLAREGPPRLWVVMDETVLRRPVGGPEVMRAQIDHLVELSRLPHVTLQLMPFANGPHLALRAGAFHLFRFRAPELPDIVHLGGLVGAVYLDKGDEVVVYREALDRLGAQAAPAGSTESLLGALREEL